In Halorhabdus rudnickae, the following proteins share a genomic window:
- a CDS encoding DUF7533 family protein — protein sequence MASGILELIGQAGTVVVVAPILVLALDFLASGRVLGGLAFLGIIALILAVERYVVTPGDLLERGLGGAVSAVVKPPKDE from the coding sequence ATGGCATCGGGGATCCTCGAGTTGATCGGGCAGGCCGGAACCGTGGTCGTCGTCGCTCCGATCCTCGTGCTGGCGCTTGACTTTCTCGCCAGCGGGCGCGTTCTGGGCGGACTGGCGTTTCTCGGGATCATCGCGTTGATCCTCGCCGTCGAACGCTACGTCGTCACGCCCGGCGACCTGCTGGAACGGGGCCTCGGCGGAGCCGTTTCGGCGGTGGTTAAGCCGCCAAAAGACGAATGA
- a CDS encoding NAD(P)(+) transhydrogenase (Re/Si-specific) subunit beta: MADGLLGHLPPSALELAYLVAAIFFIQGLRDMTHPRTATRGNGLSSGGMFLAVIATVLYFEILSPVLLAASLLVGGAIGAWLAVSVETTEMPQLVGLFNGFGGGASTLVAGAELVDAVDPTTTAGLGLELTTTAAIAGIVGTVTFFGSLVAAGKLHGLVGDSPVDGRANQVLQAVFFAGAVLAGVGLIVQTGLLGGAPLAEWLPAYWILVAAAAVFGILLVYPIGGADMPVVIALLNSMSGLAAATTGFVLDNTALIVAGTLVGAAGLILTFIMCESMNRSLTNVLFGSMAEGDSEDMEDIYEGNITETSPEEVEMMLDAAERVVIVPGYGMAVAQAQHAVAELADLLEETGVDVEFGIHPVAGRMPGHMNALLAEADVDYEKMRELESVNPTFSQTDVVIITGANDVVNPSANEDEGSPIAGMPVLEVWDARSVIVNKRSLSPGFSGIPNPLFAKDNTSMLFGDAKQSMQDLVDAYNENH; encoded by the coding sequence ATGGCCGACGGACTCCTCGGGCACCTGCCGCCGTCGGCGCTCGAACTCGCCTATCTCGTGGCGGCGATCTTCTTCATCCAGGGCCTACGGGACATGACTCATCCCCGGACGGCCACGCGCGGCAACGGGCTGTCCTCGGGCGGCATGTTCCTGGCCGTCATCGCGACGGTCCTCTACTTCGAGATCCTCTCGCCGGTACTGTTGGCGGCCTCGCTGTTGGTCGGCGGGGCGATCGGCGCCTGGCTCGCCGTCAGCGTCGAGACCACCGAGATGCCCCAGCTCGTCGGGCTGTTCAACGGCTTTGGTGGCGGAGCATCCACGCTCGTCGCCGGTGCGGAACTGGTCGACGCGGTTGATCCCACCACGACGGCGGGTCTCGGACTGGAGTTGACAACCACGGCCGCGATCGCCGGGATCGTCGGCACGGTCACCTTCTTCGGGAGCCTCGTCGCCGCCGGGAAACTCCACGGGCTGGTCGGCGACTCCCCGGTCGATGGACGAGCGAATCAGGTGCTTCAGGCCGTCTTCTTCGCTGGCGCGGTCCTGGCCGGCGTCGGCTTGATCGTCCAGACGGGCCTGCTCGGTGGAGCGCCGCTGGCCGAGTGGCTCCCCGCCTACTGGATACTGGTCGCCGCTGCGGCGGTCTTTGGCATCTTGCTGGTGTACCCGATCGGCGGCGCGGACATGCCGGTCGTGATCGCGCTGTTGAACTCGATGTCAGGACTGGCGGCGGCCACGACCGGGTTCGTGCTGGACAACACGGCGCTGATCGTCGCCGGGACGCTCGTCGGCGCGGCCGGGTTGATCCTCACGTTCATCATGTGTGAGTCGATGAATCGCTCGTTGACGAACGTCCTCTTCGGCAGCATGGCCGAGGGTGACAGCGAGGACATGGAGGACATCTACGAGGGCAACATCACGGAAACGTCACCCGAGGAGGTCGAGATGATGCTCGACGCCGCCGAGCGCGTCGTCATCGTCCCCGGCTACGGGATGGCCGTCGCCCAGGCCCAACACGCCGTCGCGGAACTGGCCGATCTGCTCGAGGAAACCGGCGTCGACGTCGAGTTCGGTATCCACCCTGTCGCCGGGCGGATGCCCGGACACATGAACGCCTTGCTCGCCGAAGCGGACGTCGACTACGAGAAGATGCGCGAACTGGAGTCAGTCAACCCCACGTTCTCCCAGACGGACGTGGTGATCATTACTGGCGCCAACGACGTGGTCAATCCCTCGGCCAACGAGGACGAGGGGAGTCCGATCGCCGGGATGCCCGTCCTGGAGGTCTGGGACGCTCGGTCGGTCATCGTCAACAAACGCAGCCTCTCGCCCGGGTTCTCGGGTATCCCCAATCCGCTGTTTGCCAAGGACAACACGAGCATGCTCTTTGGCGATGCAAAGCAGTCGATGCAGGACCTGGTCGACGCCTACAACGAGAACCACTGA
- a CDS encoding PrsW family intramembrane metalloprotease translates to MDRRDPIQVATDGSLDLQDVTEWRARSRLDRMAVFVYHLLVTLARSAVVVLALLILAAQVLLGGLGTVADPVVGTLTLLSAIPALALAAYVWWADVTTGEPLSLLVATFLLGVLFAGFAGIVNSLLQPVVVGSAALIGVPALGMVAMFLVVVGPVEEGVKLLAVRLHAFRDDRFDAVIDGAVYGAVAGLGFATIENTIYITTQTTANGGLQTLAAVSGIATVRALAGPGHVIYSAIAGYYLGLAKFNPDDAGPIVVKGLLIAAFVHAGYNVLVSVVPFGVAEAVGIAPLIALVGFVLVYDGILLSVLLGKLRAYRRAYLATRPDAGQSLEPELTEFDP, encoded by the coding sequence ATGGACCGACGCGACCCGATACAGGTCGCCACCGACGGCTCGCTGGATCTGCAGGATGTCACCGAATGGCGCGCCCGGAGTCGGCTCGATCGGATGGCCGTCTTCGTCTACCACCTGTTGGTTACACTCGCGCGTTCGGCCGTGGTGGTGCTGGCGCTGTTGATCCTCGCCGCACAGGTACTCCTCGGAGGCCTAGGGACCGTAGCCGATCCAGTGGTTGGGACGTTGACGCTGCTGTCGGCCATCCCGGCTCTCGCCCTGGCGGCGTACGTCTGGTGGGCGGACGTCACGACGGGCGAACCGCTGAGCTTGCTCGTCGCGACGTTCCTGCTGGGCGTGCTGTTTGCCGGGTTCGCCGGGATCGTTAACTCCCTGCTACAGCCCGTGGTCGTCGGGTCGGCTGCACTGATCGGTGTCCCCGCCCTCGGGATGGTGGCGATGTTTCTTGTCGTCGTCGGCCCCGTCGAGGAGGGCGTGAAACTGCTTGCAGTCCGCCTGCACGCGTTCCGTGACGATCGCTTCGACGCGGTGATCGACGGGGCGGTCTACGGCGCGGTCGCCGGTCTCGGTTTCGCCACCATCGAGAACACGATCTATATCACCACACAGACGACGGCTAACGGCGGTTTACAGACGCTGGCGGCGGTCAGCGGCATCGCGACCGTACGGGCTCTGGCCGGGCCGGGTCACGTCATCTACTCGGCGATCGCAGGCTACTATCTCGGGCTCGCGAAGTTCAACCCCGACGATGCGGGACCGATCGTCGTCAAGGGCCTGTTGATCGCAGCGTTCGTCCACGCCGGGTACAACGTACTGGTCTCGGTCGTCCCCTTCGGCGTGGCCGAGGCCGTCGGGATCGCTCCCTTGATCGCCCTCGTCGGGTTCGTGCTCGTCTATGACGGCATCCTGCTCTCCGTCCTGCTCGGCAAGTTGCGTGCCTACCGGCGGGCCTACCTCGCGACCCGACCGGACGCCGGCCAGTCTCTGGAACCGGAGCTAACCGAGTTCGATCCCTGA
- a CDS encoding NAD(P) transhydrogenase subunit alpha, producing the protein MSLVTNLTLFVLAAFLGYEIITKIPTNLHTPLMSGANAISGITLIGSVLVAGSGETTLATVLGVLAVVMATINVVGGYLVSHFMLSQFNRGGR; encoded by the coding sequence ATGAGTCTCGTCACCAACCTCACGCTGTTCGTCTTGGCGGCGTTCCTGGGCTATGAGATCATCACCAAGATCCCGACGAACCTCCACACGCCGCTGATGTCCGGCGCGAACGCCATCTCCGGCATCACGCTGATCGGCTCGGTCCTCGTCGCTGGATCGGGCGAGACGACGCTGGCGACGGTTCTCGGGGTACTTGCGGTCGTGATGGCGACGATCAACGTCGTCGGTGGATATCTCGTGAGTCACTTCATGCTCTCGCAGTTCAACCGGGGTGGGCGCTGA